In Moorella sp. Hama-1, a single genomic region encodes these proteins:
- a CDS encoding OsmC family protein produces MAKTTFTATVKWSGEGLYCQGQARGFQIAVDEPPDLGGSDKAMNPVELLLCSLGGCMSICAAAFAPACHVELKDFRVELEGDLDPDGFLGKNRDVRKGYQQIRYRIHIDSPSPERNIKRLLEMIEERCPVSDTLKGVEVVRQVIGDDK; encoded by the coding sequence ATGGCTAAAACTACTTTCACCGCCACTGTAAAGTGGAGCGGCGAGGGCCTGTACTGCCAGGGCCAGGCCCGGGGCTTCCAGATAGCCGTCGACGAGCCCCCGGATCTGGGTGGCAGCGATAAGGCCATGAACCCGGTGGAACTCCTCCTCTGCTCCCTGGGGGGCTGCATGTCCATCTGCGCCGCCGCCTTCGCCCCGGCCTGTCACGTGGAACTCAAGGACTTCCGGGTCGAGCTGGAAGGTGACCTGGACCCCGACGGTTTCCTGGGTAAAAACCGCGATGTCCGCAAGGGATACCAGCAGATCCGCTACCGCATCCATATCGACTCCCCTTCGCCGGAACGTAATATTAAACGCCTGCTGGAGATGATCGAAGAGCGTTGCCCGGTATCGGATACCCTGAAGGGCGTCGAGGTAGTGCGGCAGGTTATCGGCGACGACAAGTAA
- the pckA gene encoding phosphoenolpyruvate carboxykinase (ATP), with protein sequence MGDTYGLEKLGLINTGSIYRNLPVARLVEMALARGEGVLAPNGALSVKTGKYTGRSPGDRFMVDTTSVHDTISWGAVNQPIDEAKFEALYRRLAAYLQGRDLFIFDGFVGADPTYRMPVRIVNQYAWQNLFVHQLFVRPSVAELEAHEPQFTVICAPGFQATPEVDGTHSEAFVLLHFDRRLIVIGGTSYAGEMKKSIFTVMNYLLPERGVCPMHCSANMGPEGDTALFFGLSGTGKTTLSADPERRLIGDDEHGWSDKGIFNFEGGCYAKCIKLSAEHEPQIWNAIRFGSVLENVAVDPDCRAIDYDCDDLTENTRAAYPVDFIPNAVIPGVGGHPRTVVFLTADAFGVMPPIARLTREQALYHFLSGYTSKLAGTERGITDPQATFSTCFGAPFLPRSPLVYANLLGERIARHGVNVYLVNTGWTGGPHGVGRRMSLPYTRAIVRAAVKGELEGVEFVPDPIFGVLVPASCPGVPAEVLNPRRTWADAEKYDAMARKLAGRFNENFAKFRDVPEHIRAAGPVTR encoded by the coding sequence GTGGGCGATACTTATGGTTTGGAAAAATTAGGTCTAATAAATACCGGCAGCATCTATCGCAACCTGCCGGTGGCCCGCCTGGTAGAAATGGCCCTGGCCCGGGGAGAGGGCGTCCTGGCCCCCAATGGGGCCCTGAGTGTTAAGACCGGCAAGTACACCGGTCGTTCCCCCGGGGACAGGTTTATGGTGGATACTACTTCGGTGCACGATACTATCAGCTGGGGAGCAGTCAACCAGCCTATTGACGAAGCTAAATTTGAGGCCCTTTACCGCCGCCTGGCGGCCTACCTCCAGGGCCGGGACCTGTTTATCTTCGACGGTTTTGTCGGCGCTGATCCCACCTACCGGATGCCCGTGCGCATTGTCAACCAGTACGCTTGGCAGAACCTCTTCGTCCACCAGCTCTTTGTGCGGCCGTCGGTGGCCGAACTGGAGGCCCATGAACCGCAGTTTACCGTCATCTGCGCCCCCGGTTTCCAGGCCACCCCTGAGGTCGACGGTACCCATTCGGAGGCCTTTGTCCTCCTGCACTTCGACCGGCGGCTGATTGTCATCGGCGGGACCTCCTACGCCGGGGAAATGAAGAAGTCTATCTTTACGGTGATGAACTACCTGTTGCCGGAGCGGGGCGTCTGCCCCATGCACTGCTCGGCCAACATGGGCCCGGAAGGGGATACGGCCCTCTTCTTCGGCCTCTCCGGTACCGGCAAGACCACCCTGTCGGCCGACCCGGAGCGGCGCCTCATTGGTGATGATGAACACGGCTGGTCGGATAAGGGTATCTTTAACTTTGAGGGCGGTTGCTACGCCAAGTGCATTAAACTCTCGGCCGAACACGAGCCCCAGATCTGGAACGCCATCCGCTTTGGTAGCGTCCTGGAGAATGTAGCCGTCGACCCCGACTGCCGGGCTATTGATTACGACTGTGATGACCTGACGGAAAATACCCGGGCCGCCTACCCGGTCGATTTTATCCCCAATGCCGTCATTCCCGGCGTGGGCGGTCACCCGCGGACCGTGGTCTTCCTGACGGCCGATGCCTTCGGCGTGATGCCGCCTATTGCCAGACTGACCCGGGAGCAGGCCCTGTACCACTTCCTTTCCGGCTATACCAGCAAACTGGCGGGTACAGAGCGGGGGATTACCGACCCCCAGGCGACCTTTTCCACCTGTTTCGGCGCGCCCTTCCTGCCCCGGTCGCCCCTGGTCTACGCCAACCTCTTGGGAGAAAGGATAGCCCGGCACGGCGTCAACGTCTACCTGGTCAACACCGGTTGGACGGGGGGACCCCATGGTGTCGGCCGGCGGATGAGCCTGCCCTACACCCGGGCCATAGTCCGGGCGGCCGTTAAGGGAGAACTGGAAGGGGTAGAGTTCGTCCCTGACCCGATTTTCGGCGTCCTGGTGCCGGCTTCGTGCCCGGGGGTGCCGGCCGAGGTCCTGAACCCCCGCCGCACCTGGGCGGATGCAGAGAAGTACGACGCCATGGCCCGCAAACTGGCCGGTCGTTTTAATGAGAACTTCGCCAAATTCCGTGATGTCCCGGAGCACATCCGGGCCGCCGGCCCGGTGACCCGGTAG